One genomic segment of Plasmodium cynomolgi strain B DNA, chromosome 14, whole genome shotgun sequence includes these proteins:
- a CDS encoding VIR-like CYIR protein (putative) encodes MADDYDYEHVKTFPTYGSKLQELERFSNISYNTNDPIAMWCMKNIHSHGKFFFIDLCITLNKYFQYYDKLKPVDSKHCEYLSYWLNNKSKLHNALPLYKNILDGDNSLNIFDKRIPNIDACKSKLVNLSNEVVKNINKLNNLNEQYLFLITKHKIGWSTHDELCSYAEKFAELYNSAIMECFKDFNNKYCKELIEFKVRFNKYKSFTDTCTLIQPLRSIPGAMSQELDAIKNIRI; translated from the exons ATGGCAGATGACTATGAT TATGAACACGTGAAGACGTTTCCTACCTATGGAAGTAAATTACAAGAACTTGAACGTTTTTCTAACATAAGCTATAATACAAATGATCCAATTGCAATGTGGTGTATGAAGAATATTCATTCacatggaaaatttttcttcattgaTTTGTGTATAACccttaataaatattttcagtATTATGATAAACTTAAACCTGTTGATAGTAAACACTGTGAATACTTAAGCTACTggttaaataataaaagcaAACTTCATAATGCATTACCactatataaaaatatactagATGGTGATAATTccttaaatatatttgataAACGAATTCCAAATATAGACGCGTGCAAGTCTAAACTAGTCAATTTGTCGAATGAAGTAGTTAAGAATATTAATAAGTTAAACAATTTGAATGAAcagtatctttttttaataactaAGCATAAAATTGGTTGGAGTACCCACGATGAACTGTGCAGTTATGCcgaaaaatttgcagaatTATATAATAGTGCTATTATGGAGTGTTTTAAAGATTTTaacaataaatattgtaAGGAGCTAATAGAATTTAAAGTTAGatttaataaatacaaaTCGTTTACAGATACATGTACCCTCATACAGCCCTTACGTTCCATACCTGGAGCAATGTCTCAGGAATTagatgcaataaaaaatattcgcaTATAG
- a CDS encoding hypothetical protein (putative), translated as MFLFSKTFTFSVLIWTWQYYREVLFYYTLKNSSTFSLICTIIKNGNIYECLNNYTFLNISPSLSASNDKGSALSNSLNKKCDRILNERTNDEGEIQDQFKNLQNSINKLFGGVDNNLAEKLSTLSNDDNFKKQFNELMQNNVFQTQLKNLLQDKNFMKHLNALKNNKHFQKNAFNQMNGDDSDHEDIDPLQYYNNLKEYLDEL; from the exons atgtttctttttagCAAAACGTTTACCTTTTCAGTTTTAATATGGACATGGCAATATTACCGTGAGGTATTATTCTATTACACGCTGAAAAATTCCTCTACCTTTTCCTTAATTTGTactataattaaaaatggcaatatTTATGAGtgtttaaataattacacatttttaaatatt tcCCCAAGTCTCAGTGCATCAAACGACAAGGGTAGCGCACTAAGCAATtcgttaaataaaaaatgtgatagaATATTAAATGAAAGAACAAATGACGAAGGGGAAATACAAGatcaatttaaaaatttacagaacagtataaacaaattatttggTGGAGTTGATAATAACTTAGCAGAAAAATTAAGTACTTTGTCAAATgatgataattttaaaaagcaatTTAATGAATTAATGCAAAATAATGTCTTTCAAACACAATTAAAAAACTTATTAcaagataaaaatttcatgaaacatttaaatgcattaaagaataataaaCATTTTCAGAAAAATGCTTTTAACCAAATGAACGGTGACGATAGTGATCATGAAGATATTGACCCATTACAATactataataatttaaaagaatatttaGATGAATtgtaa